In Archocentrus centrarchus isolate MPI-CPG fArcCen1 unplaced genomic scaffold, fArcCen1 scaffold_133_ctg1, whole genome shotgun sequence, one DNA window encodes the following:
- the LOC115775438 gene encoding glutathione hydrolase 5 proenzyme-like produces the protein MDTTFKKYTFPLKLAREGFPIPYVQGLQIPRIANTSLRKLYSDENGNLLKIGDIVKFEKLADTLEMIAKQGPDVFYNGSIAEDLIHDIQQAGGTLTLQDLASYKVTVTDAWTVPLGEYQMYFPPPPAGGAILSLILNIMKGSCQTLTAELLLTYTLKSQNEACWIILF, from the exons ATGGacacaacatttaaaaagtacactttccctctgaaaCTGGCCAGAGAAGGGTTCCCTATTCCTTATGTCCAAGGTCTACAGATCCCACGCATTGCTAATACGTCACTACG gAAGTTATATTCAGATGAGAACGGGAACCTGCTTAAAATCGGTGATATTGTGAAATTTGAGAAACTGGCTGATACTTTGGAGATGATTGCAAAGCAGGGGCCAGATGTGTTTTACAACGGAAGCATAGCAGAGGATTTAATCCATGACATACAGCAAGCAG GaggaacactcacactgcaGGACTTGGCATCATATAAAGTTACAGTGACTGATGCGTGGACTGTTCCTTTGGGAGAGTACCAGATGTActtccccccaccccctgcaGGAGGAGCCATCCTTAGCCTCATCCTCAACATCATGAAAGGTTCCTGTCAGACactgactgcagagctgctgctcacctaCACTTTGAAATCACAAAATGAGGCTTGTTggatcattttgttttga